The Pithys albifrons albifrons isolate INPA30051 chromosome 6, PitAlb_v1, whole genome shotgun sequence region TCAAACCTTCCCTTCATTCCAGTATTTTGCAAAATTTCATTCTtcagaatttgttttcattttatccCATTGTACTTAATTTAAGCTTTGCCTtcctactttattttttatatttgcagTCTTTAATCATTATCATGCAGCTTTTGCTATGTAATTAATGTTCATCTGATTTTAAGCCTTCTTCTGAAAGTCTGTGTGGGTTTCAGTTTACATATTTTCATTAGTACAAAGTTAACCAGAATTTAAGTCTAGGCAGAAGGATACCCTGTTCTGGAGACACTGCATTTATTCATTGCTGGTTAACAGCACAAGCAGGCCTAGTGGCTACATACAAATGCAGCCCATGTAAGAGTTGTAGAACAGTTCTTAAATGATTTTTCAACATTCTTACTGTTTTGGgcttcttttttgcttttatgctCGCAACTTATAAGGCACATTATCCAAAAGATACCCAGAAATTAGCAGCAGGGTCCTGAGTAAACTGTgaatacattttattatttggtTGTGAAATGTCTAACTCAGTGGGGCTACAACCTTAAAAGGAACCTTTAATCCTGACTGCAGTTTGAATAAATAACAATGAAATGCCCTACTTGATCAGTGATATACAGACATGTGCTCACGTGGACAGACACAATGCTCTGGCATTTTTTCATTATGGCTTTGTTTTAAAGAGGACATCCATGTAAGCTTTGTCCAGATCAATGGATTTCTTCTGCATTGCTGCCCGCAAATGCTCAgggagcagcctctgccccaggACAATGTCATCCTTGTTCCGAGGCCTCTGGGCCCGAGCGTCCTCCAGGGCACTGTGCACGTCCTGCAGTTTCATCTGGAGCCAGTCCTGTCTCTCCACGGTGTGTCGGTGCTCTCCAAGATTATGCATTAACTGCATCTCACTCACTGATCTTTTCctgcatgaaagaaaagcaaagaaagagacTCACGTTAGCCCTTCCTGGATTCCAGATCATCACTCAAAGACCCAGGTTTGGGAACTGTTCTGAGGTCTCACAATACAGAGCTATAGAAACTGCCTTTCTGATTTGTAGGGGATGAAAATATGTTGTTCTAGACTCTCTAGAAGAATTTGCAGAAGTCTGGGAGTTTTTGTAGggaattttgtttaaaatgtggTTAGCAAGCTTAGTTGGCATCTAGTAAAATTGCTGAAAATTTTGGTTTATATGCTCTTTTCTTCAGTCAAGTGCTGGTAGGGGAATC contains the following coding sequences:
- the PTH gene encoding parathyroid hormone, translated to MTSIKNLAWTAIILYAMCFLTNSDGRPMVKRSVSEMQLMHNLGEHRHTVERQDWLQMKLQDVHSALEDARAQRPRNKDDIVLGQRLLPEHLRAAMQKKSIDLDKAYMDVLFKTKP